The Heyndrickxia acidicola sequence GAGCATCGCCAAATGGCTTAAATATTAACGAAGGTGTGGGATCAACACATCCGAAAAGCCTGGCTGCCTTTTTAAAGGAAAAAGGTGCAGATGTAGGCTTGGCCTTTGACGGGGATGGCGACAGAATTATTGCCATTGATGAAAATGGGGAAATTGTTGATGGCGACCAAATCATGTTTATTTGTGCCAAATATTTAAAAGAAGAAGGACGCCTTAAGCAATCAACAGTTGTAGCAACAGTAATGAGCAATCTTGGTTTCCATAAGGGAATGAAGGACCTGGGAATTAAGGTTGTCGAGACAGCTGTAGGGGATCGCTATGTAGTGGAAGCTATGAAGGAGAACCAATATAATCTTGGAGGGGAACAATCCGGACACATTATTTTCCTTGACTATAATACAACGGGCGACGGCCTATTAACAGGATTACAGCTAGTCAATATTATGAAAGCTACGAAAAAACCTCTGTCTGAACTGGCTAAAGAAATGAAGAAATATCCTCAGAAGCTGGTAAATATAAGAGTGACAGATAAGCATTCTGTAACAAGCAATGAAAAAGTAAAAGCGGTAATTGAACAGGTAGAACAGGAAATGGCCGGAAACGGAAGAATACTTGTAAGACCTTCAGGTACTGAGCCTTTAGTCAGGGTAATGGCTGAGGCGCCTACAGTTGAAGCATGCAATGAGTATGTAGAAAGAATTGCTCTTGTGGTTAAAGAAGAAATGGGACTGAAGGAATAAATGGAAATCAATGCATAAGGGGAACCAATTCATCCCCTTATGCATATTTTTTATTTATAAGGCTCGAGACTCTTGCCGCCCGCGGAAAGCGAGTGCCTGCAGCAGCGGAAATCATCAATCACAGAGCCATTTATAATACAGCATACATTTAGGTAAAGAAGCCGTTTACCTAGTCACTATGAAAAAAACAATTTCCATTTCAGATTAGAAGGATAAAGGAGGTTTGACATCGTGGCGAAAAATAGTGTATGATTGTTGTGTTTTCTCATATAAAAAAGAAAGGAGATTAGAGGGTTACCAAGATTTTTTTCTAAAGCGCCAGAACTATTCATCGGACGCTGAGGTGATTAGTTGACGAGGTGGAGGACTATCGAGTATTTCGGCGGATACCTCCCGGCTGCCCACACAGTCGAAGTCTTTTTCTTAAAACATGCAGGTGACTGGATGGACAAAGGAAAAAGAAACGTGAGAGAAAACACGAAAAATTTTTGTTTGAATGAAACCAAAAACTAATTTAGAGATGAGGGGGGCAGGGGTGCCCCCGGTACTCTTGCCCCCTTTTTCAGGGAGGAAGAGAAGAACTATGTGCGGTATTGTAGGTTATATTGGAA is a genomic window containing:
- the glmM gene encoding phosphoglucosamine mutase is translated as MGKYFGTDGVRGVANAELTPELAFKLGRYGGYVLTKHAERPKVLIGRDTRISGHMLEGALVSGLLSIGVEVMRLGVISTPGVAFLTKALGAQAGVMISASHNPVADNGIKFFGSDGYKLSDDQEAEIEELLEMENDSLPRPVGEHLGVVSDYFEGGQKYLQFLKQTVDEDFSGIHIALDCANGATSSLATYLFADLDADLSTMGASPNGLNINEGVGSTHPKSLAAFLKEKGADVGLAFDGDGDRIIAIDENGEIVDGDQIMFICAKYLKEEGRLKQSTVVATVMSNLGFHKGMKDLGIKVVETAVGDRYVVEAMKENQYNLGGEQSGHIIFLDYNTTGDGLLTGLQLVNIMKATKKPLSELAKEMKKYPQKLVNIRVTDKHSVTSNEKVKAVIEQVEQEMAGNGRILVRPSGTEPLVRVMAEAPTVEACNEYVERIALVVKEEMGLKE